The nucleotide sequence CATGACCACTTCGCGCTGTCTTGACTGCATGCCGCTCAGAATGAGTTGAGCACAGGTTTCTACTGACATAGCGCCCTCTTCCTTGAGCCCACTAGAACCCGCAGTTTGCCCTGCGGCGTTGAGACCGTGGGTACGGATATTGGTGAGCACTACCCCGGGGTAAGCCGTTGTTACGCTAACGCCGGCGCTTTGAAGCTCTGACCGCAAGGCCTCAAAAAAACCGGTCATTGCGAACTTGGACGCACTGTACGCAGTACGCCCAGGCACCCCGATGAGCCCGGCCAGAGACGATACCGCCACGATGCGCCCGTGGCTTTTGCGCAAGTAGGGGAGCGCAGCATGGGTGCACCAGACACTGCCCCAAAGGTTGACGCGCATAAGTTGTTCGTACCAGCCTAAGTCTTGTGCCTTGACCTCCGAAAACAAGGCCTGCGCGGAGATGCCTGCATTGTTAATCAGGCTGTCGACGCCCCCAAAGCGGGCCACTGCAGTGTCGATAAGTTGTCGACACTGCGCCTCAATAGACACATCGGTGGGCACGACCAGCGTTTGCGCCCCTAAGGCGGTGCACTGCTGGGCAACCGCGTTCAGAGTGTCGCCATTGCGTGAGGCCAAAACTAGATTCACGCCAGACGCATGTGTTTGCGCCAACTGCCGCGCCATTTCGG is from Rhodoferax aquaticus and encodes:
- a CDS encoding SDR family oxidoreductase, producing the protein MAHTIIITGASDGIGAEMARQLAQTHASGVNLVLASRNGDTLNAVAQQCTALGAQTLVVPTDVSIEAQCRQLIDTAVARFGGVDSLINNAGISAQALFSEVKAQDLGWYEQLMRVNLWGSVWCTHAALPYLRKSHGRIVAVSSLAGLIGVPGRTAYSASKFAMTGFFEALRSELQSAGVSVTTAYPGVVLTNIRTHGLNAAGQTAGSSGLKEEGAMSVETCAQLILSGMQSRQREVVMTSKGKLGRFLKLIAPGIVEKMAMAALKDNVKPQ